The sequence CGACCGTTGCGCGGAGCAAGAGCGCCAGATCCGCCAGCTTGAGCAGGAAAACAGCCGTTTGAAAGGCACTAAGGAGACCCCGAAGCCGGTGGTCGCTGAAAAGGCTGCTGCAGAGAAGCCCGTCGCTGAAAAACCCGCTCCGACCAAGTCCGGCACCTACACGGTTCGCTCCGGCGACACCTTGGAAAAGATCGCCCGCAAGACCGGCGTCTCCGCCCTCGCCCTCGGCAAGGCCAACGGCATCAAGAGCGAAACCATCATCCGCCCCGGCCAGGTCCTGAAACTCCCCGGCTCCTCCACCGCGACGGCCGCCCGCACCACCGAGGACTCCAAGCCGGAGCCGAAGGAAGCCAAGGAGCCGAAGACCGCGAAAAAGGACACCAAGGAGCCCGCCAAAGAAGCGAAGACCGAGACCGCGAAGACCGAGACCGCCAAGACCGAGAGCAAGTCGGCCAAGGAAAAGGAAACTCCCGCCCTCGCCTCCACGGAATCCAAGACGATCTCCAATCCCGCTCCGAAGCCCGCTCCCCAGCCAAAAGCTGAAGCGACGGCCGAAGCAGCGAAGGCTCCCACCACCGGCGGTGCCGCGAAACCTCCCACGATCCGCTCGATCATCATTCAGGACGAAACCAGCTACGGCAGCTTCGCCTCGCTGCACGGCACCACGCCGGAGCGCCTGAACGATCTGAACGGTCTCTCTCTCAGTACCAGCACGGTCCTCGCCAAGGGTTCGGAACTTTATATTCCCGCCCAGCCTTAGCACCCGAGTCCTTGGAAGGATTAAGAAAACCCGTCCGGGGTCGCTCCCCGGGCGGGTTTTATTGTTTCACCCAAGCGAGGTGGGTGACGTTTTCCAGAAGGGAAAGCCCCAGCCCAAAAAGGCCCGGTCCCGCACGCGAAGCCAAACTTCGCGCTACCTCAGAAATCGAACGTCGCCTGCGGCCCCTTCGCCACCACGGCGTCGCCATTCTCCAGACCATTGCGCAGGCCGGCGGCGGCAAAGCGGGTGAACCGCGCCAAGGTCGTTTCCACCGAAGGATTTCCGGAGACGCCCTGCGAGATCGTTTGAAGCGTGTCCTCCTGGCACATCGCGAAGCACATGGCTCCGATCACGAAATGCAGGCGCCAGATGATTTCATCGGGAGGCAGCCCGGGCAGCGATTTCGACAGGGTCTTCACGAACCGGGCGACGATCACCTTGAACTGCTCGACCATCACCGGTGGCATCGCCCCGCCCTGCTCGCCAAACATCCGGCCGACCAGCTTCAAAAACAGCCGTTCGGAAAGCTCCGAGCGACGGATCTGGGTCACCATCGGTCGAACGAACGCTTCCAACACCTCCTCGATCGGCACCGATTTCCCCGACCAGCGGCGCTCGAGCGCGTCCAGCCGGACGATGCGCTCCTCGTTGATCGGCGTGATGTAGCGGGTCATCACCGCCGCCACCAAGCCGTCACGGCTGCCGAAGTGGTAGTTCACCGAAGCGATGTTCATCGCCGCCTTCTTGGTGATGTCGCGAACCGACACCGACTCGAAGCCACGCTCGGCAAACAGCGCCTCCGCGGCCTCGACCAATTTGAGCTTGGCACCACTTTCGGGAACACTCGTGCGATCCATGGGATTGACTCCTTAGGGCCATGAAGCCCCGGTGTCAAACGTTCGATTTATCGCCGAATACAAATCGCTGCTTCGTCGGCGCAAACGATGGAATCATCTGGTTGTCAATCCCTCTTGCCAACAAACACCGATTCAATCGATCGCTTCCATCGATCGCGTGAACCTATTCACTGAAACGCGGCGGTTGTTCACGATTGTCCACAGGTTATTCACAATGGACGAGGAGGTTCACCCGGGAAAATCCCCCTCCGAAGTGTAAACGATGTCTCCGAACACCTGGGCATGCGTTTCGGAGGGTGTCACATGCTTGATTTCGCGGAGCGGGCGCGGCTAACTCCCCTCCCCGATGTCCACGAAGTCCGAGTTGATCGACCGCCTCCGCGCCGAGTTGCGCGCCCGGCTGGAGCGCCTTTCCCAAGCCGCCCGGGAAGCCCATGCCGCCGCCACCGATGCGGGCAGCAAGGCGGAGAGCAAGTACGACACCCGGAGCCTCGAGGAATCCTACCTCGCGAAGGGTCAGGCGAAGAACGTCGAGGAAACCGCGGACCAACTGCGGATCTTCGAATCGTGGGCTCCGCCGGAGTTCGAGATCACCGCGCCAATCGACGCCGGGGCCCTGGTGGAGGTCGACCTCAATGGGGAAACGGGCTTCTATCTCCTCGCCCCCACCGCGGGCGGCATGACGGCGGAGCACCTCGGCTGCGAGCTGACCGTGCTCACTCCGGAAAGCCCGCTTTACCGGAAACTCCGCGGGCTCAGCACCGGAGACACCCTGGAGAGCCCGGCGCTGATGGTCACGGAAGTCAGTTGACGGCCGCCCCGCTCAATCCCCGGACCGGTAGCAAAGCGCAACGATGAACGCGATCAACGCGGCTCCTCCCAACCCTCCAAGAATAAACAGTGGCCCGAAATCCGGACCGCCGTCGCCGGCGGAATGCCCGCTGGAGAGCGACAGGAAATAAATTCCGGCGATCGCCAGCAATAGGAGACCGATCCCAGCGGATAAGGAGGACGGCTTCATCGTGCGCCGGAAAAAAGAGAAGACGCCCATCGCGGACGTCTTCCCTGAAAACTGAACACTGAAAACGAGCAAACTCCTCTTACTTGCCGAGGTAATTGGACACTCCCTCGTGGTCCGGGGTCATGGCGTCATCGCCTTTTTCCCAGTCCATCGGGCAGACTTCACCGTGCTGCTCAAAGTGCTGGAGGGCGTCGATCACGCGCAGGGCCTCGCGGATGGAGCGGCCGAGCGGCATGTCGTTGACAACCTGGTGGCGGACGATGCCGGCCTTGTCGATGAGGAACAGGCCGCGGTAGGCGACGAGTTCACCGGTGATCTCGATGTCGCCGTCCTCGGTTTCCTCGTAGTCGCCGGCGAGGACGTCGTAGTCGGAGGAGATGGTCTTGTTGATGTCGGCCACCAGCGGGTAGGTCACGCCCTGGATGCCGCCCTTGCTGCGGGGAGTCTGGAGCCAGGCCCAGTGGGAGAACTCGGAGTCGGTCGAGCAACCGATGACCTTCACGCCGCGGGATTCGAACTGCTCCAGTTCCTCCTGGAAGCGGTGGAGTTCGGTCGGGCAGACGAAGGTGAAATCCTTCGGGTAGAAGAACAGCAGGACGTAGTTCTTCCCGAGGAACTGGGAGAGGGTGAAGTTTTCGATGATGGTTTCCCCTTTCACCGCCTTGGCGGTGAAGGCCGGAGCTTTCTTTCCAACGAGAACGGACATGGTATCGATCCCGGAGCTGCCCCGGGCGGGCGCGGGGTAATGGCTGGAAGGCCGGGAGTCAACCAAAGGCCGCAAAGGGACGGGCTCTACTCCTCCGCCGCTTCGACGTGGCCGCTGACGTCGGCGCCGTCGTTGCGCCTCAGGGTCAGGAAAGTGGCGGCACTGACGATGCTCACCGCGCCGAGCAGCCGGTAGGCCCCGTGCAGCGCCGGGATCAGGGACGCCGGATCGGAACGCTCGATGCCGCCGAGGAACCACGCCGTCACCAGCGAGGCGAAGGCGATGCCGAAGCTGATCGAGAGCTGCTGGCCGGTGCTGGCGATCGTGCTGGCATCGCTGGCCTGTTCGTCGGTGGTGTCGGCGTAGGCCAGCGAGTTCATGGCAGTGAACTGGAGGGCGGAGACGCTGCCTTGCGCGAAACTGAACAGCAGGATCACCCAGATCGGCGTGCCGGGGCCGACTTGGGAGAAGGCCGAGATCATCAGGCCGATGACGAGCGTGTTCGCCACCAGCACCTTCTTGTGGCCGAAGCGCGCGAGGATGCGCTCGACCAGCAGCTTCATCCCGATGGCCGCCAGCGCCTGTGGCATCACCAGCAGACCCGCCTGCCACGGCTGGTATCCCATCCCGAGCTGGTAGAGCAGCGGCAGCAGGAAGGGCATGCCACTGATGCCCAGCCGGGTTACGAACCCGCCCGCCACCGAGACGCGGAAGGTGCGGATCTTTAACAGGGCCACCGCCAGCAGCGGATCGCTCACCCGGCGGGCGTGCCAAGCATAGGCCCCCAGCAACGCGAACGACAACAGGGCGAACCCCACCACCCACAGCGTGTCCATCCGGTGCTCGCCGAAAATTTCCAAGACCCACGACAGCAGGGCAATACCCGCACCGAAGAGGATGAAGCCCCAGGTATCGAGCGGATCGGACACCTTGCCGCGGTGGTCTGGCATGTAGCGTTTCATCAACCACAGCCCGAGGATGCCGAAGGGCAAATTGATCAGGAAAATCCACCGCCACGGCAGCACGTGGACGATCACCCCGCCCATCAGCGGCCCCAGCAACGGGCCGAGCAGCGCCGGGATAATCACGAAATTCATCGCCCGCAGGATGCCGGACTTCGGAAAGGTCCGGAGCAGCGCGATCCGGCCCACCGGCATCATGAAAGCCGCGCCGATCCCCTGCATCACCCGGGAAGCCACCAGCATCGGCAGGTTCAGCGAGATCCCGCAGGCCAGCGAACCGAGCGTGAACATCGCCACCGCGAACCCGAACACGCGCTTGGTGCCGTAGCGGTCGGCCAGCCAACCGCTCAACGGAATGAACACCGCGATCGCGATGGTGTAGCTGGTGAGCACCGATTTCAGGCTCAGCGGCGTGACCTTCAGCGAGGTGGCGATGGTCGGCACGGCCGTGTTCACGATCGTGCCGTCGAGCTGCTGCATGAACAAGGCCACCGCCACCACCCACGGCAGGTAGCGGCGGGTGGTTTCCAGCGCCGGATCCGCGGGAGCGGGAATGACCGCGGTATCGCTCACGATTGGAACGTCCGGTAGAAGGTGATCGCCGAGATGGTGAAGCCGATCGCGAGCACCAGCCGCCGCACCCAGATCTGCGGGATCTTCTGCGACCAATGCGCGCCGATGAAGTAGCCAGCGATCGCGCCGACGGTCATCACGCC comes from Luteolibacter sp. LG18 and encodes:
- a CDS encoding LysM peptidoglycan-binding domain-containing protein — its product is MKATTLYATLALVLGAPVAFSKSEVETLRDRCAEQERQIRQLEQENSRLKGTKETPKPVVAEKAAAEKPVAEKPAPTKSGTYTVRSGDTLEKIARKTGVSALALGKANGIKSETIIRPGQVLKLPGSSTATAARTTEDSKPEPKEAKEPKTAKKDTKEPAKEAKTETAKTETAKTESKSAKEKETPALASTESKTISNPAPKPAPQPKAEATAEAAKAPTTGGAAKPPTIRSIIIQDETSYGSFASLHGTTPERLNDLNGLSLSTSTVLAKGSELYIPAQP
- a CDS encoding TetR/AcrR family transcriptional regulator, with the protein product MDRTSVPESGAKLKLVEAAEALFAERGFESVSVRDITKKAAMNIASVNYHFGSRDGLVAAVMTRYITPINEERIVRLDALERRWSGKSVPIEEVLEAFVRPMVTQIRRSELSERLFLKLVGRMFGEQGGAMPPVMVEQFKVIVARFVKTLSKSLPGLPPDEIIWRLHFVIGAMCFAMCQEDTLQTISQGVSGNPSVETTLARFTRFAAAGLRNGLENGDAVVAKGPQATFDF
- a CDS encoding peroxiredoxin, whose translation is MSVLVGKKAPAFTAKAVKGETIIENFTLSQFLGKNYVLLFFYPKDFTFVCPTELHRFQEELEQFESRGVKVIGCSTDSEFSHWAWLQTPRSKGGIQGVTYPLVADINKTISSDYDVLAGDYEETEDGDIEITGELVAYRGLFLIDKAGIVRHQVVNDMPLGRSIREALRVIDALQHFEQHGEVCPMDWEKGDDAMTPDHEGVSNYLGK
- a CDS encoding DHA2 family efflux MFS transporter permease subunit, with the translated sequence MSDTAVIPAPADPALETTRRYLPWVVAVALFMQQLDGTIVNTAVPTIATSLKVTPLSLKSVLTSYTIAIAVFIPLSGWLADRYGTKRVFGFAVAMFTLGSLACGISLNLPMLVASRVMQGIGAAFMMPVGRIALLRTFPKSGILRAMNFVIIPALLGPLLGPLMGGVIVHVLPWRWIFLINLPFGILGLWLMKRYMPDHRGKVSDPLDTWGFILFGAGIALLSWVLEIFGEHRMDTLWVVGFALLSFALLGAYAWHARRVSDPLLAVALLKIRTFRVSVAGGFVTRLGISGMPFLLPLLYQLGMGYQPWQAGLLVMPQALAAIGMKLLVERILARFGHKKVLVANTLVIGLMISAFSQVGPGTPIWVILLFSFAQGSVSALQFTAMNSLAYADTTDEQASDASTIASTGQQLSISFGIAFASLVTAWFLGGIERSDPASLIPALHGAYRLLGAVSIVSAATFLTLRRNDGADVSGHVEAAEE